The stretch of DNA CTGCACTTCCGGCAGAAGTTTCACCTTTTCTgaggaaagaaaattgaaaacatggATTAGtaattctgttttgtgtttatgattttcttttttattattattatttttttttatgtaggctctacacccagcacggagcccaacacagtgcCTGAATTCacgaccctgatatcaagacccgagctgagatcaggagtcagacacttaacacacagagccgcccaggcaccaacccccctttcctttcttaagtcttctctacacccagtgtggggcttgaactcacaacctggataTGAAGAGTCACGTGTTTCACTGAGTCAGCTGGACGCCCCAATAATTCTTTTCATATTGAAGCTGCTAGAGCCAAAAGTACATATTTTGTAACAATGACCTCACCTTGAGGATAAAGAAAACTGGGTAGAGTGACTCTGATTTGGGCAGTCACTGGGAATTCTGGTTTTCTGAAGCCCCAAACTACCCGTGCCTGGTGAAAGAAACTATTTGGGACTCTGAGGGTCAGCATTCAGCCCGTCATTCAGCAGAGCAGGACTGAACAAGTGCCCTCGACTGCGCCACAGGTGTCCCACAACTTCTCTTTCTTATTGTCGTCAAACAGTGGCTTTCTCCCAGaaacctcctttttaaaaatttttagttatttttttagcAGAAATCAAATTTCTTTCAGTTGTTTTATACAACTTGGATtcgtttttatattttataagatatGGCCCTTATTTTCACATGAATTCATATGAAACACAAAAATGCAGGGCACCggggcgtctgggtggcccagtggttgagcatctgcctttgacttagggtgtgatctcgggatcctggatcacatcccacatcgtgctccccacagggagcctgcttctccctctgcctgtgtctctgcctctctctgtgtctctcaggaataaatataatcttgaaaaaaaaatgcagggcacctgggtggctcagttggttaagcgtctgcctttggcttgggtcatgacctgggATCAAGCTCGCATgcggctgggctccctgctcagggggcagcctgattctccctctccctctgcccctcctcctgctcatgtgctctatctcaaataagtcaattaaatcttaaaagaaaaacacacacacacaaaaatggttCCTAAAGACTAGTTTTgtattctgtttatatgaagGAAACTCATTTTCAGCTCAATAAAATTAATTCTTGGCAAAACCTTGTGAgcgtgcatgtgtacatgtgtgtgtgcatgtgtgtacacacaaatATTAGCTTGCTCTTTTTGGAGCAGTCTCCGTTTCTTCATCTGATTTTCAAGAGAGACTGATCTGTAACCAGTCAAGACCTCTTAGAATAAATGACAGGAGAGGAACCGAATTAGAAGGGAAGTCGTCTTGAGGATGGGAAGGATCTAGGGAAGGATTGGTTTTCAGGTTCCAGAGAAGGCATCAGTGGACAAGAGGTAGGAGAGTCTGGGGTCTAAAGGCTAGGGCACAAAGCTCCTCAGATGGTGCCTATCCCGAGGGATCTGAGCCTTGGGCTGGCAGAGACGAGAGGCCCACGGCTCTTTTGTACTCCCAGCTCTGACCCGTCCCGGGCTGTACCTGGGTCCTCCTGCGGGGCCACACTGGGGAGCCGCTCCCGCTGCCTCAGGGCCTCCAGGCCTGCCAGGTCGGGCAGGTGGCAGTGGCTACGCATCACTGTCACCAGCTGGCCCTGGGTGATGGCCCGGCTGCGGCAGCCCAGCCGGGCCTGGTCCCGGCACATCCAGTACACCTTCTCCCCTGCCGCCTTCTCCTTCCTGTAGAGGAAGGACTCGTACACCAGGAACCTGCCCCCAAGGGACGTCCTCAGGAACTCAAGAGGCTGGAGGGCTCCTGGAAGGAATGTGGGAGCATGAAAGGGGCATCTCAGAAGCAGGGTAAGagcctgggctccaggctcagaggCTGTTTCTTTTGTGCCCCAGCCCGCCCCAGGAACTGCAATCCCCCCGCAGGACCCACTCTGTTGGCCGCCTCTCCACCAGCCCGTGCTGCGGGGCCCAGGGCCCTGACACCCTCCAGCACAGACTGGCTGTGTCTTTCTCAGGGCTTTGGTGCCACCCGGGAGGCTGGCCCCGTAACTGCCCAAAACCTGAGCTTTCCTGCAGGCCTCTCCTGAGCTGGAGTGGATTCTACACCCGGGCCAGCCCCCCAGGTCAGAGGCTAGGCTGGAACATTCAGCCGGGCCCATGGTTGGGGCCATGCACCTGGGCCTCCTGACTCCGTCCCCACCCTCCCCTTGTCTAGCTGGCAACCAATCAACTCTCTCGAGGCTTTTAACACTCTGAATTGAAAGGTCACGCAATGTTGGGGTTTGGGTAGCCAGAGAGaactggggcaggggaggcaggaaaACAGACATGAGATACCTGGAGAGGGGAGACAGAGGGTCCCTGAAGTCTAGGCGCATCGCCCCATAAACGATGCTGAGCACTTCCTGGAGGTGATGCcctgccaccccctgccctctaGCTGTCTGAGTGGGCTCCTCTCTGCTGACGGCCAATCCCACACCAGCAGTGGGCATGACTGTGGAGCCCATGTGCAGCCCTGCCCTTAGGGAGCTCACACGGGGGGCAGATAGAACAATGTGCATGGGTGCCCGAGGCCACCAGGCATGGGCTGCGGACAGAATGTCCCAGCGGGGAGACCGGAGCACCTGCCTCCCTCTACACCCTCTCACTCGCACCTGAGCCTTCCCTCTGGGCCGGGCTGGGGATCTGCTCCCGCTGCCTCAGGGCCTCCAGCCCCCCCAGGTCGGGCGGGTGGCAGTGCCTGCGCATCACCATCACCCGCTGGCCCTGGGTGATGGCCCGGCTGCGGCAGCCCATGCGGGCCTGGTCCCGGCACGTCCAGTACACCTTCTCCCCCGCCGCCTTCTCCCGCCTGTACAGGAAGGACTCATAGACCAGGAAGCTGCCCCCCAGGGGGGTCCTCAGGAACTCAGGGCCTCCTGGGGAGAaacaggagaggtgggtggggagggagagctgGGAGCTAGGTCTTGGAGTTGGGCAGTGAGGTGATGCGGGCCCCCGTGCCAAAGCAGGAACAGCGTGGCCCCTGGGGTGAGCCCTGCCGCCCCATCCCAGTACATCCTCCCAGGGAGAGGACATGGCTCTGGACTCCAGGGTGCAGGGCCCCCACTTCCCAAACCCAGCCTAGCCTCAGGTCCCAGGGGGCTCCCTTCTCAAGCCTAGGAGTGAAGGGAGGCGGGAGCCTGGTGAGGCGAAGGCCCCTGAAGGTGGGAATCTGTCTCCCTCCTTGTggggcctgcagggaggtggTGGCCTTGCTGTGACCGCTGACTTCTCCTAGGTTCCTGCGATGGGTGGGGGTGCTCATGCAGGGCTGTTCGGTCCTGGCATAGTTGGAGGAATATGCACGGGCCCTCTGGGTCCAGGAGAGAGATGGGGGCCAGGGTGAAGGTGTGCATTGCAGCAAGAGGCTACGGCAGCATGAGGTCCCCAAGCTGAGCAGGGATGTGACCCGAGACGCTGGGAGGAGGCAAGGAGTGGCGGGGCCAGTGGAGGGTGAGGACCCAGAAGGCGGCTGTGCCTTCCACCCTGAAAACGTCCTCCCAGGCACGGGGACCACAGAGGAGCGGCTGACAGACTGGGGAGTCTATCGGGGCTTGCAGAAGCCACTGGGGACGAGTGCGTCCTGGAGACGCAGGCGGAGGAACTGAGTATGTGACCGCAGGGCTTGTCTTCGCTCCCTCTGCAGCCCATGACAACAGGCAGTGAAGAGTGACAAGAGCACAGCACTCCAGGCCGGGGACTTGGAGCGGAGAAGTCCCCAGAATGTCAGAGTTGtaggggaggggggggcgggtgggCAACTTGGCAAAGCAGCCTGGGTGGGAAGCCAGTGAGGACATCAGAGCCCAGGGGCGAGCGCCAGGGGGAGGACACAGTCTTTCCACAAGTGGCATCCAGGGCAGGCCTGCTGGGCAGGCAGGGAACACTCCAAAGCGGTCTTCTTGGCAAGATGAACACAGGAATATTGACCAGAGAGACAAAACGCCAGGTGGACAAAGATGAAGAGAGCAGGGCTCCCACCGTTGTCATGGGTCCCTTACAGACAATGCCAGTTGAGGGagcagggctggaggagggagggaatgtCCACTCCTGCAGGATGTGCCAGTTGCGGGCCCTGTGTCACCCATTCACACGGGGCATGCGGGCAGCCTGTGATGAGCTTCCTCCAGAAACCCTGCCGCGGaggggggccaggggcaggggggcagaaCACAAGGAGGGCAGCAACCACAGCGCCCCCGTGAGGACGGAGGATGCTTgctgggggccgcggggggtCAGAGGGTGAGGCTGGCCGCCCGGGTTCCCTGCTGACACCGAGGCCCACCCGAGGTCCTACCTGGGCTCCCCCGCTGAGCTGCCACCGGGCgcttctcctgctgcctcagGGCCTCCAGCCCCCCCAGGTCGGGCGGGTGGCAGTGGCCCCGCATCACCGTCACCCGCTGGCCCTGGGTGATGGCCCGGCTGCGGCAGCCCATGCGGGCCTGGTCCCGGCACGTCCAGTATACCTTCTCCCCTGCCGCCTTCTCCCGCCTGTACAGGAAGGACTCGTACACCAGGAAGCTGCCCCCCAGGGGGGTCCTCAGGAACTCAGGGCCTCCTGGGGAGAaacaggagaggtgggtggggagggaagtgggAATTCCGGGTCTTGGGGCCCCCTCCTACCTCCCTGGGCCGGCTCTGGGCCGGCGGGTGAAGGACTCACCCAGGTCCTCGTCCTGATCCTCAGCGGGGGAtcctggcagggctgggggctgggccggGAGGACTTTTGGGCGCTTTCTAGGCCGGGCTCTGCTGAGAGTCAGGGTCCCGGGTCCCCTGCGGCAGAGCAGGCTGTCCACGCCTTGAGGCAGCTGGTCTGCCTGGCCCCCAGGCCCACCAGGCCTGGCCTGCAGCATCTCCATGGCCTTCTCCTGCTGCCGCCGGGCCTCTAGGCCCTCCATGTCGGGCGGGTGGCAGTGGCCCCGCATCACGGTTACCCGCTGGCCCTGGGTGATGGCCCGGCTGCGGCAGCTGTGCAGCGCATGGTCCCGGCATGTCCAGTACACCTTGTCCCCCACGGCCTTCTCCCGCTTGTAGAGGAAGGACTGGTGCACCAGGAAGCTGCCCCCATAGCACGTCCTCAGGAATTCCAGGGGGGGCCGGAGTTCTCCTGGAGAGGAATCTAGGGCAGTCACGGTAGGCAGGCCGAtaggaggccagggaggcagggggtgggcagcGCGCTTCCCCTCTATGGGGACATTTCCTGTAGCTTCCCCCAAGAGGGGCGTGCGTGGGCCCCTGTGCATTCCCACTGACCCCCACCCACTGACCCAGGCAGGAGGTGCAGTTCCTCTCCTGGAGGTCAGTGGGGAGGCCACAGCTCTCGGTGGATAAACATCACATCCAAGCTCATGCACCCGGGAAGTACAAGCTGGCTTTGACTTCACAGCCTATGTATTCAGTCACTCctggtcattctttttttagggTTTGTTTGaaacttttatctatttttgaatAACACATGGACATGCCATAAAATACAAATGGTGGCAAGAGACACGCACTGAAAAACAAGtgtttcc from Vulpes vulpes isolate BD-2025 chromosome 3, VulVul3, whole genome shotgun sequence encodes:
- the FLYWCH1 gene encoding FLYWCH-type zinc finger-containing protein 1 isoform X11, giving the protein MPLPEPSEQKGESVKAGQEPSPESPEPGTDVVPAAPTKPEEFSKVVLLTVSSENVDGVDSQPEGGHCVVSLEMSGPDTLARMPQILPVEEQVGAVQPTLQAPEQYRSKPDTAAPKPLEFLRTPFGGRLLVLECFLYKQEKAVGDKVYWKCREHCELGCRGRAITRGPRATVMRGHCHPPDEEGLEARRQRQKLPSPALPEGLGGPEGPGGGRVEEPLEGVGPWLCPEEPEPAPTLVLSKPAAEEDEGLRALSLLSLPPKKRPTLGIGELRPPLEFLRTCYGGSFLVHQSFLYKREKAVGDKVYWTCRDHALHSCRSRAITQGQRVTVMRGHCHPPDMEGLEARRQQEKAMEMLQARPGGPGGQADQLPQGVDSLLCRRGPGTLTLSRARPRKRPKVLPAQPPALPGSPAEDQDEDLGGPEFLRTPLGGSFLVYESFLYRREKAAGEKVYWTCRDQARMGCRSRAITQGQRVTVMRGHCHPPDLGGLEALRQQEKRPVAAQRGSPGGPEFLRTPLGGSFLVYESFLYRREKAAGEKVYWTCRDQARMGCRSRAITQGQRVMVMRRHCHPPDLGGLEALRQREQIPSPAQREGSGALQPLEFLRTSLGGRFLVYESFLYRKEKAAGEKVYWMCRDQARLGCRSRAITQGQLVTVMRSHCHLPDLAGLEALRQRERLPSVAPQEDPEKVKLLPEVQLCIQPGSPESQQLCR
- the FLYWCH1 gene encoding FLYWCH-type zinc finger-containing protein 1 isoform X8 — its product is MPLPEPSEQKGESVKAGQEPSPESPEPGTDVVPAAPTKPEEFSKVVLLTVSSENVDGVDSQPEGGHCVVSLEMSGPDTLARMPQILPVEEQVGAVQPTLQAPEQYRSKPDTAAPKPLEFLRTPFGGRLLVLECFLYKQEKAVGDKVYWKCREHCELGCRGRAITRGPRATVMRGHCHPPDEEGLEARRQRQKLPSPALPEGLGGPEGPGGGRVEEPLEGVGPWLCPEEPEPAPTLVLSKPAAEEDEGLRALSLLSLPPKKRPTLGIDSSPGELRPPLEFLRTCYGGSFLVHQSFLYKREKAVGDKVYWTCRDHALHSCRSRAITQGQRVTVMRGHCHPPDMEGLEARRQQEKAMEMLQARPGGPGGQADQLPQGVDSLLCRRGPGTLTLSRARPRKRPKVLPAQPPALPGSPAEDQDEDLGGPEFLRTPLGGSFLVYESFLYRREKAAGEKVYWTCRDQARMGCRSRAITQGQRVTVMRGHCHPPDLGGLEALRQQEKRPVAAQRGSPGGPEFLRTPLGGSFLVYESFLYRREKAAGEKVYWTCRDQARMGCRSRAITQGQRVMVMRRHCHPPDLGGLEALRQREQIPSPAQREGSGALQPLEFLRTSLGGRFLVYESFLYRKEKAAGEKVYWMCRDQARLGCRSRAITQGQLVTVMRSHCHLPDLAGLEALRQRERLPSVAPQEDPEKVKLLPEVQLCIQPGSPESQQLCR